A window of the Acidobacteriota bacterium genome harbors these coding sequences:
- a CDS encoding DUF433 domain-containing protein has protein sequence MSELMKRITVNPEQCGGRPCIRGMRIRVIDVLDLLAAGLTTNEVLEELPDLEAEDVQAALQYAAVRLDHPRLAA, from the coding sequence ATGTCTGAGTTAATGAAGAGAATCACAGTTAATCCCGAACAATGTGGCGGGCGCCCCTGCATTCGAGGAATGCGGATTCGTGTGATTGACGTGTTGGATTTGCTAGCTGCCGGATTGACGACAAATGAAGTGTTGGAAGAGTTGCCTGACCTTGAAGCCGAAGACGTTCAAGCCGCTCTACAATATGCTGCGGTTCGATTGGATCATCCTCGACTAGCCGCCTGA